Genomic window (Bacillus vallismortis):
TCGGTGTATTAAAGGAAGAAATGCGGGCACTAGATTCAGCTATCATCGCGGCCGCTGACGAATGTTCGGTGCCTGCCGGCGGTGCTCTCGCGGTAGACCGTCATGAATTTGCCGCAAGCGTGACAAATCGGGTAAAAAACCATCCAAACGTAACCGTTATGAATGAAGAAGTGACGGAAATTCCAGAAGGTCCTACCGTTATCGCAACGGGACCGTTAACGTCTGAATCGCTGTCAGCCCAGCTGAAGGAGCTGACTGGAGAAGACTATTTATATTTTTATGACGCAGCGGCGCCAATTGTAGAAAAAGACAGCCTTGATATGGATAAAGTGTACTTGAAATCCCGTTATGATAAAGGTGAAGCGGCGTATTTGAACTGCCCGATGACAGAAGAAGAGTTTGACCGTTTTCATGAAGCATTAACATCAGCAGAAACAGTCCCTTTAAAAGAGTTTGAAAAAGAGATTTTCTTTGAAGGCTGCATGCCGATTGAAGTCATGGCAAAACGGGGAAAGAAAACAATGCTTTTCGGACCGATGAAGCCGGTTGGATTAGAGCATCCTGAGACAGGAAAACGTCCTTATGCTGTCGTCCAGCTCAGACAGGATGATGCTGCGGGAACACTCTATAATATTGTAGGATTCCAGACTCATTTAAAATGGGGAGACCAAAAAGAAGTTCTCAAATTGATTCCGGGGTTAGAAAATGTAGAAATCGTCAGATACGGCGTGATGCACAGAAACACATTCATTAACTCTCCAAGCCTGTTAAAGCCGACTTATCAATTTAAAAACCGCAGTGATTTGTTCTTTGCAGGCCAAATGACGGGAGTAGAAGGATACGTGGAATCAGCTGCATCAGGACTCATAGCAGGCATTAATGCGGCTAAACTTGTACTAGGAGAAGAGCTTGTCACTTTCCCTCAGGAAACAGCGATAGGCAGTATGGCTCACTATATTACAACAACAAACCAGAAGAACTTCCAGCCGATGAATGCAAACTTTGGGCTTTTAAAAGAATTGCCTGTTAAAATTAAAAATAAAAAAGAGCGGAATGAACAATACGCGAACCGTGCGATTGAGACAATTCAAACAATTTTGAAAACAATATAGGTATTGATTGCAACCTGAACGCGATTTGTGATACCATTTAAAAGCCCTTTCTGGGGAGGTTTAGGTATGGATAATGTTAAGAATTTCGTAAAGTTATTCGTAGAATATTTACAAATTGAAAAAAATTATTCACAATATACTATTGTGAATTATGTGGATTCAATTGAAGAATTCGAGACTTTTCTGCGCGTTCAAGGTATAAATGGATTTGAAGAAGCTGCATATCAGGATACTAGGATTTTTTTGACGGAAGCCTATGAAAAAGGTTTATCGAGAAGAACGATAAGCAAAAAGATATCTGCATTAAGAAGCTTTTATAAGTTTCTGATGCGGGAAAAGCTTGTTGAAGAAAATCCGTTTCAGCTTGTTCATCTGCCGAAACAAGAAAAACGGATACCGAAGTTTCTATATCAAAAAGAGCTTGAGGAGCTGTTTGAAGTTTCAGATATAAGCCAGCCGGCCGGAATGAGGGATCAAGCGCTGTTAGAGCTTCTCTATGCCACCGGAATGAGGGTCAGTGAATGCTGTTCCATAACTGTTAACGATGTTGATTTATTTATGGACACTGTGCTTGTTCACGGCAAAGGCAAGAAGCAGCGCTATATCCCCTTTGGGTCTTACGCCCGCGAAGCGTTGAAGGTATATATGAATAGCGGAAGACAGTGCTTGCTGATGAAAGCAAAAGAACCTCATGATCTATTATTCGTGAATCAAAGAGGCGGACCGCTTACAGCCCGAGGCATCAGACATATTTTAAGCGGGCTTGTTCAAAAAGCGTCCGGCACTTTACATATCCATCCGCATATGCTTCGACATACGTTCGCCACTCATCTGTTAAACGAAGGAGCAGATTTGAGAAGTGTTCAAGAATTGCTCGGACATTCCAATCTGTCTTCGACACAGATATATACGCACGTTTCGAAGGAAATGTTGAGAAACACATATATGTCTCACCATCCAAGAGCTTTTAAGAAAAATTAAAGGAGGCCCTTTATGTCATCTTTTCATGCGACCACAATATTTGCCGTGCAGCATAAGGGACGAAGTGCTATGTCCGGAGACGGCCAAGTGACATTTGGTCAGGCTGTTGTCATGAAACACACTGCACGAAAAGTGAGAAAACTGTTCAATGGTAAGGTTCTTGCTGGGTTTGCGGGATCTGTTGCAGACGCTTTCACTTTATTCGAAAAGTTTGAAGCTAAGCTTGAAGAGTACAACGGCAACTTAAAACGAGCCGCTGTTGAGCTTGCTAAAGAATGGCGCAGCGATAAAGTGCTTAGAAAGCTTGAAGCCATGTTAATCGTTATGAATCAGGATACTTTGCTTCTCGTATCGGGAACAGGCGAGGTAATCGAACCAGATGACGGCATTCTCGCGATTGGATCAGGAGGCAATTACGCTTTGGCGGCCGGAAGAGCTTTGAAAAAACATGCCGGTGAAAGCATGTCTGCAAGTGAGATTGCTAGAGCCGCGTTAGAAACAGCGGGCGAAATTTGTGTTTACACGAACGATCAAATCATACTGGAAGAACTTGAATAGAAAGGACTTGAGGCGCATGGAAAAAAAACCATTAACACCAAGACAGATTGTAGATCGGTTAGACCAATATATTGTCGGTCAGCAAAACGCGAAAAAAGCTGTCGCCGTGGCATTAAGAAACCGCTATAGAAGAAGTCTTCTAGATGAAAAACTGAAGGATGAGGTCGTTCCGAAAAACATTTTAATGATGGGGCCTACCGGCGTTGGGAAAACTGAAATTGCCAGACGAATCGCCAAGCTCTCAGGTGCGCCATTTATCAAAATTGAAGCAACAAAATTTACTGAAGTCGGCTACGTAGGCAGAGATGTTGAATCAATGGTCAGAGACCTTGTGGAGACTTCTGTTCGGCTTATAAAAGAAGAGAAAATCAATGAAGTAAAAGAGCAGGCTGAAGAAAATGCAAATAAACGCATTGTTCATCTGTTAGTTCCTGGGAAGAAAAAACAATCAGGCGTTAAAAATCCTTTTGAAATGTTGTTTGGCGGCAGCCAGCCGAGTGGCGAAGATGAGGCGGAGAGCCAGGAAGAAGCAAACATTGAAGAAAAAAGGAAACGAATGGAGCATCAGCTGGCTTTAGGAGAGCTCGAAGACCACTATGTAACAGTAGAAGTCGAAGAGCAGCAGCCTTCTATGTTCGACATGCTGCAGGGCTCTGGTATGGAGCAGATGGGTATGAATATGCAGGACGCACTGAGTGGATTAATGCCAAAGAAAAAGAAACGGCGTAAAATGACAGTCAGAGAAGCCAGAAAAGTTCTGACGAATGAAGAAGCAAGTAAACTCATCGATATGGATGAAGTCGGCCAGGAAGCTGTTCAGAGAGCAGAAGAGAATGGAATTATCTTTATCGACGAGATTGATAAAATTGCAAAAAATGGCGGCGCGTCATCCTCTGCCGATGTATCAAGAGAAGGCGTTCAGCGGGATATCCTCCCAATCGTTGAGGGTTCAACCGTTGTCACTAAATATGGTTCGGTAAAAACAGACCATGTGTTATTTATTGCAGCAGGAGCGTTTCATATGGCAAAACCATCTGATTTGATTCCTGAACTGCAGGGGCGTTTCCCGATTCGTGTAGAACTGAGCAAACTCACGGTAGACGACTTCGTGAGAATTTTGGTTGAGCCGGATAATGCGCTGCTGAAACAATATCAGGCATTATTGCAGACGGAAGGTATATCTCTTGAATTTTCTGACGAAGCTATTCGTAAGATTGCAGAAGTTGCTTATCATGTGAACCAGGACACAGATAATATCGGTGCGAGACGCCTTCATACAATACTTGAACGTCTATTAGAAGATCTATCGTTTGAAGCTCCTGATGTCACAATGGAGAAAATAACGATTACACCACAGTATGTCGAAGAAAAGCTAGGAACAATAGCCAAAAATAAAGATTTAAGTCAATTTATATTGTGAAAAATTTAATATGAGGAATATTTAGGAGGATTATTTATCATGGCTTTATTACAAAAAACAAGAATTATTAACTCCATGCTGCAAGCTGCGGCAGGGAAACCGGTGAACTTCAAGGAAATGGCGGAGACGCTGCGGGACGTAATTGATTCCAATATTTTCGTTGTAAGCCGCAGAGGCAAACTCCTTGGATATTCTATTAACCAGCAAATTGAAAATGACCGCATGAAAAAAATGCTTGAGGATCGTCAATTCCCTGAAGAATATACGAAAAATCTGTTTAACGTTCCTGAAACATCTTCTAACTTGGATATTAACAGTGAATATACTGCTTTTCCTGTTGAGAACAGAGACCTGTTCCAAGCTGGTTTAACAACAATTGTACCAATCATCGGAGGCGGAGAAAGATTAGGGACACTCATTCTTTCACGTTTACAGGATCAATTTCAAGACGATGATTTAATTCTCGCTGAATACGGTGCTACAGTTGTCGGAATGGAAATCTTGCGAGAAAAAGCAGAAGAAATCGAAGAGGAAGCAAGAAGTAAAGCTGTCGTACAAATGGCTATCAGCTCGCTTTCTTACAGTGAGCTTGAAGCAATTGAGCACATTTTTGAAGAGCTTGACGGAAACGAAGGTCTTCTCGTTGCAAGTAAAATCGCAGACCGCGTCGGCATTACCCGATCTGTTATTGTGAACGCACTCAGAAAGCTGGAAAGCGCTGGTGTCATCGAGTCAAGATCATTAGGAATGAAAGGTACTTATATCAAAGTGCTTAACAACAAATTCCTAATTGAATTAGAAAATCTCAAATCTCATTAATCACCGAAAGAACCCCTTTTTAAGGGGTTCTTTTTTATGCTCAAATAAAGGAAATTGATAAGCTTTATTTCCTGGGTTGAAAGTCTTTCTTTGTAATATTTTTAATAAATCTTACATTTTTCATTAAAAAGACTAAAAAATAACGAAAAAAATGTCGAAAAAACAGAAATTCCGCTATTTTCAGGCTTATATCAAGGTGGAAAACATAGTTCAAATAATCTAGGACTATATACCTAGTTATAAAATAGATAATTGTGAGGACATTTTTTTACACGAACTTCATAGACTTTATGCCTGTTATTTCTTACAATAAGCATATAGTTTTACAATTCTCGACAAGGATATTGAGGGTGAAAAAAACTGAAATGGAGGTAAGTGGATTTGAGCTTATTTTCTG
Coding sequences:
- the trmFO gene encoding FADH(2)-oxidizing methylenetetrahydrofolate--tRNA-(uracil(54)-C(5))-methyltransferase TrmFO, producing the protein MNQQTVNVIGAGLAGSEAAWQLAKRGIQVKLYEMRPVKQTPAHHTDKFAELVCSNSLRSNTLANAVGVLKEEMRALDSAIIAAADECSVPAGGALAVDRHEFAASVTNRVKNHPNVTVMNEEVTEIPEGPTVIATGPLTSESLSAQLKELTGEDYLYFYDAAAPIVEKDSLDMDKVYLKSRYDKGEAAYLNCPMTEEEFDRFHEALTSAETVPLKEFEKEIFFEGCMPIEVMAKRGKKTMLFGPMKPVGLEHPETGKRPYAVVQLRQDDAAGTLYNIVGFQTHLKWGDQKEVLKLIPGLENVEIVRYGVMHRNTFINSPSLLKPTYQFKNRSDLFFAGQMTGVEGYVESAASGLIAGINAAKLVLGEELVTFPQETAIGSMAHYITTTNQKNFQPMNANFGLLKELPVKIKNKKERNEQYANRAIETIQTILKTI
- the xerC gene encoding tyrosine recombinase XerC — protein: MDNVKNFVKLFVEYLQIEKNYSQYTIVNYVDSIEEFETFLRVQGINGFEEAAYQDTRIFLTEAYEKGLSRRTISKKISALRSFYKFLMREKLVEENPFQLVHLPKQEKRIPKFLYQKELEELFEVSDISQPAGMRDQALLELLYATGMRVSECCSITVNDVDLFMDTVLVHGKGKKQRYIPFGSYAREALKVYMNSGRQCLLMKAKEPHDLLFVNQRGGPLTARGIRHILSGLVQKASGTLHIHPHMLRHTFATHLLNEGADLRSVQELLGHSNLSSTQIYTHVSKEMLRNTYMSHHPRAFKKN
- the clpQ gene encoding ATP-dependent protease subunit ClpQ, whose product is MSSFHATTIFAVQHKGRSAMSGDGQVTFGQAVVMKHTARKVRKLFNGKVLAGFAGSVADAFTLFEKFEAKLEEYNGNLKRAAVELAKEWRSDKVLRKLEAMLIVMNQDTLLLVSGTGEVIEPDDGILAIGSGGNYALAAGRALKKHAGESMSASEIARAALETAGEICVYTNDQIILEELE
- the hslU gene encoding HslU--HslV peptidase ATPase subunit, producing the protein MRRMEKKPLTPRQIVDRLDQYIVGQQNAKKAVAVALRNRYRRSLLDEKLKDEVVPKNILMMGPTGVGKTEIARRIAKLSGAPFIKIEATKFTEVGYVGRDVESMVRDLVETSVRLIKEEKINEVKEQAEENANKRIVHLLVPGKKKQSGVKNPFEMLFGGSQPSGEDEAESQEEANIEEKRKRMEHQLALGELEDHYVTVEVEEQQPSMFDMLQGSGMEQMGMNMQDALSGLMPKKKKRRKMTVREARKVLTNEEASKLIDMDEVGQEAVQRAEENGIIFIDEIDKIAKNGGASSSADVSREGVQRDILPIVEGSTVVTKYGSVKTDHVLFIAAGAFHMAKPSDLIPELQGRFPIRVELSKLTVDDFVRILVEPDNALLKQYQALLQTEGISLEFSDEAIRKIAEVAYHVNQDTDNIGARRLHTILERLLEDLSFEAPDVTMEKITITPQYVEEKLGTIAKNKDLSQFIL
- the codY gene encoding GTP-sensing pleiotropic transcriptional regulator CodY, with the protein product MALLQKTRIINSMLQAAAGKPVNFKEMAETLRDVIDSNIFVVSRRGKLLGYSINQQIENDRMKKMLEDRQFPEEYTKNLFNVPETSSNLDINSEYTAFPVENRDLFQAGLTTIVPIIGGGERLGTLILSRLQDQFQDDDLILAEYGATVVGMEILREKAEEIEEEARSKAVVQMAISSLSYSELEAIEHIFEELDGNEGLLVASKIADRVGITRSVIVNALRKLESAGVIESRSLGMKGTYIKVLNNKFLIELENLKSH